Part of the Halomarina litorea genome is shown below.
CTGTCGCCGCTGGCAGACGGTGACGAGGGCCTCCGCGTAGTTCGCGGCGTCCTCGCTGTCTTCGAGGGCCGGGGCGGGTTTGGCCTCCCAGAGGGGCACCGTCTTCGGCCCGAGTTCGATGGTCGCGTACATCTCGGCCCACTCCGCGAGGCCGTGGGCCTCGTCGACGACGACGACGTCGCGCATGCCGAACACCTCCGAGCCGGCCATCTGCATGAAGTACGCGAGCGTCATCGCCGCGATGGGCCGGTTCGAGGCGACGTCCCGGTCCGAGAAGTACGGACAGCGGTGTTTGACGGGGCAGTCGAACCCGCGTTCGCGGGCGCACGGTGCGCGGTCCACCGGCGTCGTCGTCTCGCCCGGCAGGATGCACTTGTAGTTGCCCTTCCCGCGGATGATAGAGAGGTCCGACAACAGTGGCTCGCTCGCCACGTCGTCCAGTTGGGAGACCTGCGGGGTGGTGTAGTACGCCCCGATGGGTTCGTTGGCCTTCGCCTCGCCCGGACGACGGGCACAGCCCGCGATGGCCCGCGCGAGCAGGGACTTCCCGCTCCCGGTCGGTGCCCGCACGAGGACCACGTCGTTGCCCGCCTCGAACGCGCTCCGGATGTCGCGGAGGGCCTGTTCCTGTGCGCCGCGATAGGATGGCGCGGGGAACTCCTCCTCGATGCGGGCGGGGTTCACGCGAGAGAGGTGCGCCGCGGGCAGGGTAAAGTTGCCGACCGACCCCGACTACCCGTCGAGGGCCGCCACGTCCGCTGCGGTGACGTCCCGGTCGTCGGGTAGGCGGTCGATGCAGTCGAAACAGAGGAAGAACTCCGACCCGTCGGCGAGTTCGAGCGTCATCCCTGCGGTCGGTCCCTGGTCGAACGACCAGAGGTTGGCGATGCCGCCCGCGATGCGGACCGACTCCCCACAGGCGTCACACGGTTCGCTCGCCATACTCCCCCGACGGGGGCCGGTCACGTCAACGTACCGCCCCCGGACCCCTTCGACGTCTGACGATAAAACGCGCGTTTGATACTCCGCCAGGGGTTTATCAGTGCCGCCGGAACGAACTGGTGCCGGTCGACGCCCGGACTTCGGTTCCCGGCGTACCAGACCGGTCCCCGCAGGTCCCCACTCTCGACCGCCTCTTCCCCCCTCGGGGGCGGTCGACCGGCGGCGCGGGCCGCCACACCCTCCCTCCCTCGGTCCGCCCGACGCCACCCGCTTGCCTCCTGCCCATCGGCGTCGGGCGGACCATCCAGACTCGCACGGCGAGCGACCGTCGCGGCAAGAATTGTTTCATCCGTCTCGTTGTTAATTTCACTCTCACGTACGCACAAGTAGTTTCATCTAGTGGGGTGGAGAAGCCCGGACACCCTCCGCGGGAGGGACACCCTACCAATGAGACGACGACAGTTCCTCACGACGACGGGCCTCGCCGCCGCGACTGCCGCAGTTCCCGGTCTCGCCGCCGCCGACCCGGACGCCGAACCGCCGAACCCGAACGCCTACCTCACCAACGAGCAGTTGTACCGCCGACTCCGCCTGCTGACCCGGGAGAGCGATCTGTTCGACCTGCGGCGCATCGGGAAATCCGCCGGCCGCGGCGACCCCCTCTGGGAGGTCACGGTCGGCGAGGGGGACACGAACGTCCACCTCATCACGCAGATTCACGGCGACGAGCCCGCCGGCACCGACGCCATCCTCGTCCTCTTCCGACAGATGGCCGCGGACCCGGACCGCTACGAGGACGTCCTCAGCGAGTTGACCATCACGGTGATTCCCCGCGTCAACCCCGACGGCGCGATGTTCGGGTGGGATACGGACTCTGACGGGGGCGAGGAGCGAATCACCCGCCGGCAGAACACCCAGGAGTGGAACGGGGGCGAGTCGCGCCACGAACCCTACTACCACTACGCCGAGGGCGACGACCACCCGTTCGCGGCCCCCAACCCGCCCGCCGGCTACGACATGAACCGCGACTTCACCCTCCTCGACGAACTCGACGACCATCCCGGGCAGGGCAACGGGTCGGGGCAGGGGAACGACCAGTACCTCCCCGCCGACTGGTGGAGTAGCTACGAGGCCGACGGGGAGACCCGATGGCAACTCGACGTGCCCTACGAGGGCTACACGCTGAAGCGAAGCGGTCTCCGTCTCTCGCCCGAGGTGCGCGCCGTGACCGAGTCGTTCCTCGAAGCCGACCCCGACTACGCCATCACGCACCACCACCAGGGGGTCCCGACGGTGCCCGACACCGACCCCGCCGTCCCGTCCGTGATGAGCGTCATGGCCGCCTTCGGCGAGTCGTACCTCGACAGGGCACCCTTCTACGACGGCGAGGGACCGGTCGAGGACGCGGTCAACCCGTTCATCGACCGGCAGACGAGCAAGCGTTCGCTCCGCCTGAACCGCCTCGTGCGCGACCGACTGGACGAGGTCACCGGCCCGTGGGACGACTTCGAGTCCGTGACTCGCTACGGCTACACCACGCTGTGGGGGTCGTACCTCGACGCGCTCTGTCCCCGCACCGACGCCGCCGGGATGCTCTACGAGATCTCGGGGCAGTCCGACTCCGTCGGGTCGCGCGCCTACGGCCAGAAGGTCGAGGCTTCGCGCGTCGGTTTCGAGGAGACGTTCCGGGCGCTGGCCGCGGACCCCGGTCTCTCGTCGGTGGACGCCAACAGCTACTTCGACATCCCACTCGCGGGCGAGGAGTACCCGGAGATGACCGACGGCGACTCGACGGACACCGGACGGGCGGCCGCACGCGGTGCGCGGGCCACCCCGACGGCGGGGCCAGCACTCCCGCACGACGCGTTCCGCCGGGACTGAATCGAACCGGCAAACGCGGCCGCGAGGCGGGACGGAAGTTAACCGTTCGCCGCCCCTCCTTCACGTATGCGTGTTCTCGTCACCGGTGCGACCGGGTTCGTCGGCGGTCGACTCGTCCCCGCCCTCCTCGCGGCGGGCCACGAGGTGGTCGCGCTGGTCCGCGACGCCTCGCGCTACGACGCCCCCGAGGGCGTCGTGGTGAAAGAGGGGGACGTCCTCGAACTCGGGAGCTTCGAACACGCGCTGGAGGGCGTCGAGGCCGCCTACTACCTCATCCACTCGATGGGTTCCGGCCGGGAGTTCGCAGAGCGCGACCGGCGGGGGGCCCGGCACTTCGCCCGCGCGGCGAGCGAGGCCGGCATCGAGCGCGCGTTCTACCTCGGCGGCCTCGGCGACGACCGGGACCAGCTC
Proteins encoded:
- a CDS encoding DUF7561 family protein, with protein sequence MASEPCDACGESVRIAGGIANLWSFDQGPTAGMTLELADGSEFFLCFDCIDRLPDDRDVTAADVAALDG
- a CDS encoding M14 family zinc carboxypeptidase encodes the protein MRRRQFLTTTGLAAATAAVPGLAAADPDAEPPNPNAYLTNEQLYRRLRLLTRESDLFDLRRIGKSAGRGDPLWEVTVGEGDTNVHLITQIHGDEPAGTDAILVLFRQMAADPDRYEDVLSELTITVIPRVNPDGAMFGWDTDSDGGEERITRRQNTQEWNGGESRHEPYYHYAEGDDHPFAAPNPPAGYDMNRDFTLLDELDDHPGQGNGSGQGNDQYLPADWWSSYEADGETRWQLDVPYEGYTLKRSGLRLSPEVRAVTESFLEADPDYAITHHHQGVPTVPDTDPAVPSVMSVMAAFGESYLDRAPFYDGEGPVEDAVNPFIDRQTSKRSLRLNRLVRDRLDEVTGPWDDFESVTRYGYTTLWGSYLDALCPRTDAAGMLYEISGQSDSVGSRAYGQKVEASRVGFEETFRALAADPGLSSVDANSYFDIPLAGEEYPEMTDGDSTDTGRAAARGARATPTAGPALPHDAFRRD